CTACATCAAATTGCTGAAATCCTTTTAATCCACTCAAATTGATGCTTGAGTATAGCGTAGTGatgaactaaaacaaaaaaaataggtatttgagactgcattttttcttcagaacattGAGCTCCTTAAAGCATGTGGACAATTAACATAACCAGCAGAGCTGGCCCAAGTAGGAGGTTTTCCATCCTGATGCACCATCTGTAAGAATGGTTAAAGCATGATTGCAGTCCACATTGTTCCAGCAAAAGCTTACCATagagagaaataataaaagtTCATCTCTATGACCTAGTCAAGTACACACACATAAGGACAAAGCATAATCTTGGGATGTCATGGAGGAAATCTGTATGGATTCATGCACCCTAAACTGAGAAAAGTGCAAAATGTTTTGACTGTTTCCAAGAGATTTCTTAATGCCAATGGAAGGATACAGGGCTGCACTGCTATCCCAGAGCCAGGAAAGTTCATTGTTCCTCAAAACTTCACTCTTTGGGCAAGAACCAGTGTAGTTCTGATCACGGAAATTGTAATTGTGACAGTCAGGGTATAAACAGTATCCACACAGGCCCTTTGGTCTGATTTTCATTCCTAAAGCAATTAGGAATTTTATGTTTCCTTCATAAAAGTTTTTGCACTTTCTTCAGGGGGAAGTCTGGCTAAATGTTCAACATCATTTGCTGAAATATTCCCTTCCATTTTAGTTATGACTTTCCTGGACTTTCTTCTGTAGACATCTTTTGCATCCCAGTTGCAGGCCTACTGAGGCCTCCAGTACTCCCAGTCTATGACAGCTAATCCACCGAGGTCCGTAGCTGGGGTGTAATAGTTAATGTCACAGCCAGCTTTTTCCAGATGAGTTTGCAAGCTGAAGTGCTGGGGCAGGCCACCATTAACAGGGACTTCCTGTGATGTGTAGCAAGGGTAACAGCAGAGCCTAGTAAAAGAAAATATGGTCACATTCTGCCCGCTTGCTTTAACTAATGGGCTTCCAACTACATGGAACATTTCCAGGTTCAGTATGACGTCGTACCTCAGGGAGCACAGGTCTGTCAGTCGTTCCAGGCGGCTATGAAGGCCTTCCTCTCCCAATCCGGTGGTTGGGCTGGTTCCATAGTAAGGGAGGTCCAGATGAATGCGATGTGCAGCCGTGCCATGGGCTGAAAGCTGAATGATGCATTACATCAGCTTTATTTTCAATACTTAAGAGACAACATTAGACGGATCTCCCAGTTTGTCTGTAGAACATAACAGAA
This genomic interval from Calonectris borealis chromosome 1, bCalBor7.hap1.2, whole genome shotgun sequence contains the following:
- the HYAL4 gene encoding LOW QUALITY PROTEIN: hyaluronidase-4 (The sequence of the model RefSeq protein was modified relative to this genomic sequence to represent the inferred CDS: inserted 1 base in 1 codon; deleted 2 bases in 1 codon; substituted 6 bases at 6 genomic stop codons) codes for the protein MARLHIAFIWTSLTMEPAQPPDWERKAFIAAWNDXTDLCSLRYDVILNLEMFHVVGSPLVKASGQNVTIFSFTRLCCYPCYTSQEVPVNGGLPQHFSLQTHLEKAGCDINYYTPATDLGGLAVIDWEYWRPQXACNWDAKDVYRRKSRKVITKMEGNISANDVEHLARLPPEESAKTFMKETXNSIALGMKIRPKGLCGYCLYPDCHNYNFRDQNYTGSCPKSEVLRNNELSWLWDSSAALYPSIGIKKSLGNSQNILHFSQFRVHESIQISSMTSQDYALSLCVCTXLGHRDELLLFLSMQELINTIGESALGAAGIVIWXDMNLTSSESNCTKVQKFVDSELGPYIINVTAAAEVCSRHLCQDNGXCVXRTWRASPYLHLNPKSFRIDALEDQGSIVRGEASNEDQEIMPETFVCHCYQGYEGPDCVEVKVVDDHTGSSADSVPPRRFAVTCLLPLPLISLF